A single Verrucomicrobiia bacterium DNA region contains:
- the miaB gene encoding tRNA (N6-isopentenyl adenosine(37)-C2)-methylthiotransferase MiaB — MPSVFLKTYGCQMNERDSEAVAAQLVAKGYTLAASEHVADVVLLNTCSVRDNAEQTALGKMAAVIGEAKKQRPNQVFGFMGCMAQSRGRELIDRLPDVDLVLGTQKFHRAAEYLDDLLAGRRDKVVDTEAEQGSEAAIREHLLGGKGGRAVTAFVSIMQGCNQYCTFCIVPYTRGEERSRTITDIVSECRSLVAGGVREITLLGQIVNSYAKRDLPRRDGKSAFVQLIEAVHEIEGLERIRFTSPHPKGYGDDLVEAYGRLPKLCESAHLPVQSGSDRVLKLMHRGYTRARFLEIVGKLRAVRPEIGVSTDIIVGFPGETEGDFQQTCSLVREAAFDQAYLFKYSPRQGTPAAAMPEQLPPEVIEERHARLFELINEVGREKHRAFVGRTVQILVEGPSKKNDARLTGRTRCNKIVVFEGSERHRDQLLDLRITRASNFTLYGDPAIVNLD; from the coding sequence ATGCCGAGCGTTTTCCTCAAGACCTACGGATGTCAGATGAACGAGCGCGACAGCGAGGCCGTGGCGGCCCAGCTGGTCGCGAAGGGCTACACGCTGGCGGCCTCCGAACATGTGGCTGACGTGGTGCTGCTCAACACGTGCAGTGTGCGGGACAACGCCGAACAGACGGCGCTCGGCAAAATGGCGGCGGTCATCGGCGAGGCCAAAAAGCAGCGTCCCAACCAGGTGTTCGGCTTCATGGGCTGCATGGCACAGAGCCGTGGCCGGGAGTTGATTGACCGGCTGCCGGATGTGGATCTGGTCCTGGGCACGCAGAAGTTTCATCGCGCGGCCGAATATCTGGATGACCTGCTGGCGGGCCGGCGGGACAAGGTGGTGGACACCGAGGCGGAGCAGGGGAGCGAAGCGGCGATCCGCGAGCATTTGCTGGGCGGCAAAGGCGGCCGGGCCGTGACCGCGTTTGTCAGCATCATGCAAGGCTGCAACCAGTATTGCACCTTCTGCATTGTGCCTTACACGCGCGGCGAGGAACGCAGCCGCACCATCACGGACATCGTTTCCGAATGCCGTTCACTTGTGGCGGGCGGCGTTCGTGAAATCACGCTGCTGGGGCAGATCGTAAACAGCTACGCCAAGCGCGACCTGCCCAGGCGCGACGGCAAGTCCGCCTTTGTCCAGCTCATCGAAGCCGTGCATGAAATCGAGGGCCTGGAACGCATTCGTTTCACCTCGCCGCACCCCAAAGGTTACGGTGACGACCTCGTGGAGGCGTATGGACGCCTGCCCAAACTGTGTGAGAGCGCCCATCTGCCGGTGCAAAGCGGTAGCGACCGGGTCTTGAAGCTCATGCATCGTGGCTACACGCGGGCGCGCTTTCTTGAGATTGTCGGCAAACTGCGTGCCGTCCGTCCCGAAATCGGCGTCAGCACGGACATCATCGTGGGGTTTCCGGGCGAGACGGAGGGGGATTTTCAACAGACGTGCTCGCTCGTGCGCGAGGCGGCGTTCGACCAGGCCTATCTCTTCAAATACTCGCCCCGCCAGGGCACGCCCGCGGCGGCGATGCCGGAGCAGCTCCCGCCGGAGGTCATCGAAGAGCGCCACGCACGGCTGTTCGAGCTCATCAATGAGGTAGGTCGCGAGAAGCATCGGGCGTTTGTGGGACGCACCGTGCAAATTCTCGTCGAAGGGCCAAGCAAGAAGAACGATGCGCGGCTCACGGGCCGCACGCGCTGCAACAAAATCGTGGTTTTTGAAGGGTCTGAACGGCACCGCGACCAGTTACTGGACCTGCGCATCACGCGGGCCAGCAATTTCACCCTTTATGGGGATCCCGCCATTGTGAATCTGGATTGA
- a CDS encoding glycosyltransferase family 9 protein has translation MRVTRGRILVIRGGAIGDFILTLPAMAALRGQFPEAHLEVLGYPHIAQLAQYGGLVDRVQPIEARGLAGFFARRGVLDPATADYFARFDIIVSYLFDPDDIFRTNVAACSRAQFLQGPHRPKESGQEHATKVYLKPLERLAIFDADPVPRLIKQTVAAAGNACERGLIAAHPGSGSERKNWPEASWEALLARVLAESPNDVLLVGGEAEGDRLERLAARLSTPRVRLARSLPLAELAGLLRFCAAFVGHDSGITHLAAALAVPTLALWGHTTEAVWRPQGKRVIIARAEGGLARLPVEQVWQALGVLLQGAAV, from the coding sequence ATGCGTGTCACCCGGGGTCGCATTCTCGTCATTCGCGGCGGTGCCATCGGCGATTTCATTCTGACGCTGCCGGCCATGGCTGCGCTTCGCGGGCAATTTCCCGAAGCGCATCTCGAAGTTCTTGGCTATCCCCACATCGCGCAACTGGCGCAATACGGCGGCCTGGTGGATCGCGTTCAACCCATTGAAGCGCGCGGCCTGGCGGGTTTTTTCGCGCGGCGCGGCGTGCTGGATCCGGCGACCGCGGATTACTTTGCGCGTTTTGACATCATCGTCAGCTACCTGTTTGACCCCGACGACATCTTCAGAACGAACGTGGCGGCGTGCTCGCGGGCCCAATTCCTCCAGGGGCCTCACCGGCCGAAGGAAAGCGGGCAGGAGCACGCGACGAAGGTTTATCTCAAGCCGCTCGAACGGCTGGCGATTTTCGATGCCGATCCGGTTCCCCGGCTGATCAAACAAACGGTCGCGGCGGCCGGAAATGCATGTGAACGCGGTTTAATCGCGGCGCATCCGGGCAGCGGGAGCGAACGGAAAAACTGGCCGGAGGCCAGTTGGGAGGCGTTGCTGGCGCGCGTGCTGGCGGAAAGTCCAAATGACGTGCTGCTGGTGGGCGGCGAAGCGGAAGGCGACCGTTTGGAGCGGCTGGCGGCGCGGCTTTCCACGCCGCGCGTCCGGCTGGCGCGCAGTCTGCCGCTCGCCGAACTGGCGGGGCTGTTGCGGTTCTGTGCCGCGTTTGTCGGCCACGATTCCGGCATCACGCATCTGGCGGCCGCGCTGGCGGTGCCCACGCTCGCGCTTTGGGGGCACACCACCGAGGCCGTCTGGCGGCCGCAGGGAAAGCGCGTCATCATTGCCCGCGCGGAAGGCGGTCTGGCGAGGTTGCCGGTGGAACAGGTTTGGCAGGCGCTGGGCGTGCTGTTGCAGGGTGCGGCCGTATAA
- a CDS encoding GNAT family N-acetyltransferase: MKSNDAANAAPIEIREMALGDIEPVFHLGGKLFTAERWPTLYRSWDEYELVDLYESHGEYCLVAEANKRVVGFALGMMMKKPRNAWRYGWLLWLGVARRHKRRGIGDRLVNRLTERFIEDGARMMLVDTDVNNEKAIHFFKSAGFTNGIHHIYMSLNLESHPRYIERKAEREGWLATE, from the coding sequence ATGAAATCGAACGACGCTGCGAATGCAGCGCCCATTGAGATCCGTGAAATGGCGCTGGGCGACATCGAACCAGTGTTCCATCTGGGCGGCAAACTCTTCACGGCCGAACGCTGGCCCACGTTATACCGCTCGTGGGACGAGTATGAACTCGTGGATCTCTACGAATCACATGGCGAATACTGCCTCGTCGCGGAAGCCAACAAGCGTGTGGTTGGCTTTGCGCTGGGCATGATGATGAAAAAACCGCGCAACGCATGGCGCTACGGCTGGCTGCTCTGGCTCGGCGTCGCGCGGCGACATAAGCGTCGCGGCATTGGCGACCGCCTGGTAAACCGGCTCACGGAGCGTTTCATTGAGGACGGCGCACGCATGATGTTGGTGGACACCGACGTGAACAACGAGAAGGCCATCCACTTCTTCAAGAGTGCCGGTTTCACCAATGGCATCCACCACATCTACATGTCGCTCAACCTGGAATCACACCCGCGTTACATCGAGCGCAAGGCCGAGCGCGAGGGCTGGCTCGCCACCGAATAG
- a CDS encoding DeoR/GlpR family DNA-binding transcription regulator, translating to MSADERQKRIEEYLQKAEFASLEELSAHVGASVSTVRRDLTALETNGNVKRTHGGARIVSPPTDEFAFSARDTHQLNEKEAIGRAAAALIQPNQSVIVDAGTTAFHVARHLVDKVQMVVTNSLPVANLFASASRVEVVVSGGIIYPRLGVLVGPLAVETFGKIHTDVAIMGAGGITPEGITNSHALLIDIQHQMIRGAQKVILCLDHTKFGRKSMIPLCELSAVHAIVTDAVPPNDLLEVIQTKGIEIIVAPPPETVLPK from the coding sequence ATGTCGGCAGACGAGCGTCAAAAGCGCATTGAGGAATACCTGCAAAAGGCGGAATTCGCCTCGTTGGAGGAGCTTTCTGCCCATGTTGGGGCCTCGGTTTCGACAGTTCGCCGTGATTTAACCGCCCTTGAAACGAACGGTAACGTTAAGCGAACCCACGGCGGAGCCCGCATTGTCAGTCCGCCCACGGATGAATTCGCTTTTTCCGCCCGTGATACGCATCAACTGAATGAGAAAGAGGCCATCGGCCGGGCCGCCGCGGCGCTGATTCAGCCGAATCAGAGCGTCATTGTGGACGCGGGCACGACGGCCTTCCACGTCGCGCGCCATTTGGTGGACAAGGTGCAGATGGTCGTCACCAATTCACTGCCGGTTGCGAACCTATTTGCCTCAGCCAGCCGGGTGGAAGTCGTTGTCAGCGGAGGGATTATCTACCCGCGATTGGGCGTTTTGGTGGGGCCGCTTGCGGTTGAGACATTTGGCAAGATTCACACGGATGTGGCGATCATGGGTGCGGGTGGCATTACGCCCGAAGGCATTACGAACTCCCATGCGCTGTTAATTGACATCCAGCACCAGATGATTCGCGGCGCGCAGAAGGTCATTCTCTGCCTGGACCACACCAAATTCGGCCGCAAATCAATGATCCCCCTGTGTGAACTGAGCGCCGTGCACGCCATCGTCACGGATGCCGTCCCGCCGAATGATTTACTGGAAGTCATTCAAACCAAAGGTATTGAAATAATTGTCGCGCCGCCGCCGGAAACGGTGCTTCCCAAATGA
- a CDS encoding phosphate propanoyltransferase has protein sequence MATAPAQLPHRAVIEHMVRQSVYARLGKPLPRMAQAPSPLVVNVSARHCHLTPEAVEILFGKGHKLTVHKWLYMDGQFAAKETVTLIGPRSRVISNLRILGPCRNLNQVELAYTDAVALGFDIPLRMSGDIKGTPGCMLMGPAGFFAMEQGVIRAMRHVHMHQTDAEFYGVKAGDHMKLKIGGPCGLTLDKMVCRVDPSFKLEVHIDTDEGNACNLQLETPCELAK, from the coding sequence ATGGCCACGGCACCAGCACAGCTTCCGCATCGCGCGGTGATTGAGCACATGGTTCGGCAGTCGGTTTACGCTCGACTCGGCAAGCCTTTGCCGCGCATGGCGCAGGCCCCCAGTCCGCTCGTGGTGAACGTCAGCGCGCGCCATTGCCATCTCACGCCCGAAGCAGTGGAGATCCTTTTCGGCAAAGGCCACAAGCTCACCGTTCACAAGTGGCTCTACATGGATGGCCAATTCGCCGCGAAGGAAACGGTGACCCTCATCGGCCCGCGCAGCCGTGTGATTTCCAATCTCCGCATTCTCGGCCCGTGCCGGAATCTCAATCAGGTCGAACTTGCTTACACCGACGCCGTCGCGCTCGGCTTTGATATTCCACTCCGCATGTCCGGCGACATCAAGGGCACTCCCGGCTGCATGTTGATGGGGCCGGCGGGTTTCTTCGCGATGGAGCAGGGCGTGATTCGCGCGATGCGCCACGTTCACATGCACCAAACCGATGCGGAATTTTACGGTGTGAAAGCCGGCGACCATATGAAGCTGAAGATCGGCGGCCCGTGCGGGTTGACGCTCGACAAAATGGTCTGCCGCGTGGACCCGAGCTTCAAATTGGAAGTTCACATTGATACGGACGAGGGTAATGCGTGCAACCTCCAGCTCGAAACGCCGTGCGAACTTGCGAAGTGA
- a CDS encoding BMC domain-containing protein, with protein sequence MSEAIGMIETKGYTGSIEATDAMAKAANITISKTIPIGGGLITVICRGDVASVKAAVDAGAKAASKVGELVASHVIARPHEDLAKGFLGEAAVKK encoded by the coding sequence ATGAGCGAAGCCATCGGAATGATTGAAACGAAGGGCTACACCGGAAGCATCGAAGCAACCGATGCCATGGCCAAAGCCGCGAACATCACCATCAGCAAGACGATTCCCATCGGGGGTGGTCTCATTACCGTCATCTGCCGCGGGGACGTCGCGAGCGTCAAAGCCGCTGTGGACGCGGGCGCGAAAGCTGCCAGCAAAGTCGGCGAACTCGTCGCCAGCCACGTCATCGCCCGTCCGCACGAAGACCTGGCGAAGGGTTTCCTCGGCGAAGCCGCCGTGAAGAAGTAA
- a CDS encoding BMC domain-containing protein, translated as MAQQAIGMIECKGLCALFEATDAALKAANVTFTGWEKIGSGYCTVFFRGDVASVKAATDAGAAAAATVGSVVAVQVIPRPHDDLAGLGKWLA; from the coding sequence ATGGCTCAACAAGCAATTGGAATGATCGAATGCAAGGGACTCTGCGCCCTGTTCGAAGCCACGGATGCCGCCCTCAAGGCCGCAAACGTCACGTTCACGGGCTGGGAGAAGATCGGCAGCGGTTACTGCACCGTGTTCTTCCGCGGCGACGTCGCCAGCGTGAAGGCTGCGACGGATGCCGGCGCTGCGGCGGCCGCAACAGTGGGTTCCGTCGTCGCTGTCCAGGTGATTCCACGTCCGCACGACGACCTGGCCGGTCTCGGCAAGTGGCTGGCCTGA
- a CDS encoding acetate kinase, translating to MKILVANLGSTSLKWRLFDFSNGAERLLHKGGFERVTDYPKAIEDCLAQLKEAGAISSERELAAVGFKTVLAKGVSGCVRLDERVLQAMTDYIGLAPAHNPPYITGIRLFAQRMPDVPRVGLFETAFYQFAPEANMRYAVPQSWHDIGVRRYGFHGASHKFIAERSAELLGRNDIAERARRLYLDGVKTSVNGANVRIISCHLGGSSSVTGILNGAGIGTSMGLSPQSGLPQNNRVGDLDAEALPYAVKTLGISIEEAQRQLSKEGGLKGLSGVSNDIRDISAAAEQGNANAKLALDVLVASARHWVGSYFFQLNGADAIVFTAGIGENRADLRAAICANLDNLGVIIDPAKNAAVKATEAVISADNSKVKVLVIPTNEELVVARETKRLLEAAKN from the coding sequence ATGAAAATCCTCGTCGCCAATCTCGGTTCCACGTCGCTCAAGTGGCGGCTGTTCGATTTCTCGAACGGCGCCGAGCGCCTGCTCCACAAGGGCGGGTTTGAGCGCGTGACCGATTATCCCAAGGCGATCGAGGACTGCCTCGCGCAGTTGAAGGAGGCGGGCGCCATCAGCAGCGAACGCGAACTCGCCGCCGTCGGTTTCAAGACGGTGCTGGCGAAAGGCGTCAGTGGCTGCGTCCGGCTCGACGAACGCGTGTTGCAGGCCATGACCGATTACATCGGGCTCGCGCCCGCGCACAATCCGCCTTACATCACGGGCATCCGGCTCTTCGCTCAACGGATGCCGGACGTGCCGCGCGTCGGGTTGTTTGAGACGGCGTTCTATCAATTCGCGCCCGAGGCCAACATGCGTTACGCCGTGCCACAGTCGTGGCACGACATCGGCGTGCGACGCTACGGCTTCCACGGCGCGAGCCACAAGTTCATCGCCGAGCGCTCGGCGGAATTGCTCGGTCGCAACGACATCGCGGAGCGCGCGCGTCGACTCTATCTCGACGGCGTGAAAACTTCGGTAAACGGCGCGAACGTGCGCATCATCTCCTGCCACCTCGGCGGCAGCTCCAGCGTGACGGGCATCCTGAACGGCGCGGGCATCGGCACCAGCATGGGGCTCAGCCCGCAATCCGGCTTGCCGCAGAACAATCGCGTCGGCGATCTCGATGCCGAGGCATTGCCTTACGCCGTGAAGACGCTCGGCATAAGCATCGAGGAAGCGCAACGCCAGCTCTCGAAGGAAGGCGGCTTGAAGGGCTTGAGCGGCGTGTCCAACGACATCCGTGACATCAGCGCCGCGGCGGAGCAGGGCAATGCGAACGCGAAGCTAGCGCTCGACGTGCTCGTGGCCAGCGCGCGGCACTGGGTCGGCAGCTACTTTTTTCAGTTGAACGGTGCGGATGCCATCGTGTTCACCGCGGGGATTGGTGAAAACCGCGCCGACCTGCGCGCCGCCATCTGCGCAAACCTCGACAATCTCGGCGTCATCATTGACCCGGCGAAGAACGCCGCAGTGAAGGCGACTGAAGCTGTCATCAGCGCGGACAACTCGAAAGTGAAAGTGCTCGTGATCCCAACGAACGAAGAACTCGTCGTCGCCCGCGAGACCAAGCGCCTGCTCGAAGCGGCAAAGAACTGA
- a CDS encoding BMC domain-containing protein, whose product MAQQAIGMIETRGLVALVEGTDAMLKAANVQLVGPMTQVGNALVTACVVGDVAAVKAAVDAGAQAVRSIKGEIVSVHVIARPHEDVEAVLPKKK is encoded by the coding sequence ATGGCACAACAAGCAATCGGTATGATCGAAACACGCGGCCTCGTCGCCCTCGTCGAGGGGACGGACGCGATGCTCAAGGCGGCGAACGTCCAGCTCGTCGGCCCCATGACCCAGGTCGGCAACGCGCTCGTCACGGCGTGCGTCGTCGGCGACGTCGCGGCAGTGAAGGCCGCGGTTGACGCCGGCGCGCAGGCGGTCAGGTCCATCAAGGGCGAGATCGTCAGCGTCCACGTTATTGCGCGTCCGCACGAAGACGTCGAAGCAGTGTTGCCCAAGAAAAAATAG
- a CDS encoding EutN/CcmL family microcompartment protein: MFLAKVEGSVVATKKEGTMLGRKLLLVRPQLVDDKDPTKFKNGQNTIVAVDTVGAGLGELVMFCQGSSARLSAGLKDCPVDAVIIGIVDTVDVLGKVIYNARTGA, translated from the coding sequence ATGTTCCTCGCCAAAGTCGAAGGCTCGGTGGTTGCCACCAAGAAAGAGGGCACGATGCTCGGACGCAAGCTCCTGCTCGTCCGGCCTCAACTGGTGGATGATAAAGATCCGACCAAGTTCAAGAACGGTCAAAACACCATCGTGGCCGTGGACACCGTGGGCGCCGGCCTGGGCGAGTTGGTGATGTTCTGCCAGGGCAGTTCCGCCCGTCTGTCCGCCGGCCTCAAGGATTGCCCCGTGGACGCCGTCATCATCGGCATCGTGGACACCGTGGACGTGCTGGGGAAAGTCATCTACAACGCGCGCACCGGCGCCTGA
- a CDS encoding aldehyde dehydrogenase family protein encodes MSQINETLIRDVVADVMNRLGGSAPAPTARPAAPATNATCGCHVPPAVTPAPSSGGRKFGVFQDANEACAAAHEAFLQLREKGMEGRSKIVDIIKKMADAYADEWGRIEYQETKIGRLDHKIAKLKIIKLVPGVEWIRPDGRSGDHGITMEEYTPFGVVGAVTPSTHSVPTMSGNIVNIVAAGNAVVFNAHPSAAKCAAIALRAYNEAIFRETGIESIACMVEKPTLDSFNVICKHEVVRLLLITGGPAVVKAAMLTGKRAICAGPGNPPVLVDDTCDLKRAAKAIIAGASFDNNLLCIGEKQVFVLDHIADKLMAEMANAGALKLNGGQIERLTKSAFTFDEAEAGGCARAHVHKDFVGKDPAVLAQAAGVNLPVGTELLFGETDLMHPYVQEEQMMPFLPIVRVKDIAQGIQFAKQSEHEYRHTSIIHSHNVEHMTAMARAMDTTLFIKNGPSMAGLGLGGEGYLSYSIATPTGEGVTNPKTFTRVRRCVMVDNLRIY; translated from the coding sequence ATGAGCCAGATCAACGAAACCCTGATCCGCGATGTGGTTGCGGACGTAATGAACCGCTTGGGCGGCTCTGCTCCCGCGCCGACCGCGAGGCCCGCCGCGCCCGCAACGAACGCCACCTGCGGTTGCCACGTGCCCCCCGCCGTCACACCCGCGCCGTCGAGTGGCGGACGCAAGTTCGGTGTGTTTCAAGACGCGAACGAAGCTTGTGCCGCGGCGCATGAAGCGTTTCTGCAATTGCGCGAGAAGGGAATGGAAGGTCGTTCCAAGATCGTTGATATCATCAAGAAGATGGCGGACGCCTACGCCGACGAGTGGGGCCGCATTGAATATCAGGAGACAAAGATCGGCCGCCTCGACCACAAGATCGCGAAGCTGAAGATCATCAAGCTTGTGCCCGGTGTGGAATGGATCCGCCCCGACGGGCGCAGCGGTGACCACGGCATCACGATGGAGGAATACACTCCGTTCGGCGTCGTGGGTGCAGTCACGCCCAGCACGCATTCTGTGCCGACGATGAGCGGCAACATCGTGAACATCGTCGCGGCGGGGAATGCCGTCGTGTTCAACGCGCATCCGAGCGCGGCGAAGTGCGCCGCCATCGCGCTGCGCGCCTACAACGAAGCCATTTTCCGCGAGACCGGCATCGAGAGCATCGCGTGCATGGTCGAGAAGCCGACGCTCGATTCCTTCAACGTCATCTGCAAACACGAAGTCGTCCGCCTGTTGCTCATCACCGGCGGACCCGCCGTGGTGAAAGCCGCGATGCTCACCGGCAAACGCGCCATCTGCGCTGGCCCTGGCAATCCACCCGTGCTCGTGGACGACACATGCGATTTGAAGCGCGCAGCGAAGGCGATCATCGCGGGCGCGAGTTTCGACAACAATCTTCTCTGCATCGGCGAGAAGCAGGTCTTCGTGCTCGACCACATCGCGGACAAGTTGATGGCCGAGATGGCGAACGCGGGCGCGCTCAAGTTGAACGGCGGCCAGATCGAGCGTTTGACTAAGTCGGCGTTCACCTTCGATGAAGCCGAGGCGGGAGGCTGTGCCCGCGCTCATGTGCATAAAGATTTTGTCGGCAAAGATCCTGCCGTCCTGGCGCAAGCCGCGGGCGTGAATCTGCCGGTAGGCACCGAGTTGCTCTTTGGTGAGACTGACCTGATGCATCCCTATGTGCAGGAAGAGCAGATGATGCCGTTCCTGCCCATCGTGCGCGTGAAAGACATTGCGCAGGGCATCCAATTCGCGAAGCAATCCGAGCACGAGTATCGCCACACGTCCATTATCCACTCGCACAACGTTGAGCACATGACCGCGATGGCGCGGGCGATGGATACCACGTTGTTCATCAAGAACGGTCCGAGCATGGCCGGTCTAGGCCTCGGCGGCGAAGGTTACCTGAGTTATTCCATCGCCACGCCGACCGGCGAAGGCGTTACGAACCCAAAGACCTTTACGCGCGTCCGCCGCTGCGTAATGGTGGACAATTTACGGATTTACTAA
- a CDS encoding EutN/CcmL family microcompartment protein, which translates to MLLARVEGNVVATRKHPSFDGWRLVICQPINNAGEPEGAPQVAIDSHGAGMHQRVVISSDGMAARKAVGDDKSPARWLVIGVVDEKEPGVPV; encoded by the coding sequence ATGCTCCTCGCACGCGTCGAAGGCAATGTGGTTGCGACTCGGAAGCATCCGAGCTTCGACGGCTGGCGCTTGGTGATTTGCCAGCCCATTAACAACGCGGGCGAACCCGAAGGCGCGCCGCAGGTGGCGATTGATTCCCATGGCGCCGGCATGCATCAGCGCGTGGTGATTTCGTCGGATGGAATGGCCGCGCGCAAAGCGGTGGGCGACGACAAAAGCCCGGCACGTTGGCTGGTCATCGGCGTGGTGGACGAGAAAGAGCCGGGGGTGCCGGTATGA
- a CDS encoding EutN/CcmL family microcompartment protein → MKLGAVIGRVTFSKLDPQLVGGRFLIVSPFTRDHYQQGSETPPGLSKDPSLVVYDSLGGGVGQTIGYVEGREAAQPFATSPPIDAINAALVDEIFYNPFRKE, encoded by the coding sequence ATGAAGCTGGGCGCGGTCATTGGTCGCGTGACGTTCAGCAAGCTCGACCCGCAATTAGTGGGCGGGCGCTTCCTAATCGTGAGCCCGTTCACGCGCGACCATTACCAGCAGGGCAGCGAGACGCCGCCCGGCTTGAGTAAGGATCCGAGCCTCGTCGTTTACGACTCGCTTGGCGGCGGGGTCGGCCAGACGATTGGATACGTCGAAGGGCGCGAAGCTGCGCAGCCGTTCGCCACGTCGCCACCGATTGACGCCATCAACGCGGCGTTGGTGGACGAAATTTTTTACAATCCATTCCGGAAGGAGTGA
- a CDS encoding class II aldolase/adducin family protein, whose amino-acid sequence MNKVITARDVEELIQKGGSLSSLPGDAIITPSARDLIRDLENKAASTGGNGEPAAAKAPNGDVAYVAGAHLAPPPVKLNSKSPKRELEAFFNSAYAHSLKVQICEMGKRLWAREYVDGNGGNMAIRVGEDIAICTPTLVSKGSLKPEDMCLVDFEGTQLLGTKKRTSEILMHLQMMKRQPNAVATCHCHPPYATAFAIVGEAPPTCMLPEYEVFCSVGVAPYRTPGSPEMGKLVAELTDQYNTILMANHGVVTWSHNNIEEAYWRMEIIEAYCRTIVVAAQLGKPINTFTGRQMKDILNIKKSLGYVDPRYNMKECELCDTGDWRPGATCAVPPHSDVSGPAPDPDAEKLVQAITDQILAKGG is encoded by the coding sequence ATGAATAAAGTCATCACAGCCCGGGACGTTGAGGAACTGATTCAGAAGGGCGGCTCGCTAAGTTCACTGCCGGGCGACGCGATCATCACGCCGTCGGCCCGTGACCTGATCCGTGATTTGGAAAACAAGGCCGCGTCCACCGGTGGCAACGGCGAGCCTGCCGCAGCCAAAGCGCCGAATGGCGATGTGGCCTACGTGGCCGGCGCGCACCTTGCTCCTCCGCCGGTGAAGTTGAATTCCAAGTCGCCGAAGCGTGAGTTGGAGGCGTTCTTCAACTCGGCTTACGCACACAGTCTGAAGGTTCAGATTTGCGAGATGGGCAAGCGTCTTTGGGCGCGCGAATACGTGGACGGCAACGGCGGCAACATGGCCATCCGTGTCGGCGAAGACATCGCCATCTGCACGCCCACGCTCGTCAGCAAAGGCTCGCTCAAGCCGGAGGACATGTGCCTCGTGGATTTCGAGGGCACGCAACTGCTTGGCACAAAGAAGCGCACCAGCGAAATCCTGATGCACCTGCAGATGATGAAGCGCCAGCCCAATGCGGTTGCCACGTGCCACTGTCATCCGCCCTACGCCACGGCGTTCGCCATCGTCGGCGAGGCGCCGCCCACGTGCATGCTGCCGGAGTATGAAGTCTTTTGCTCCGTCGGTGTCGCACCGTATCGCACGCCCGGTTCGCCGGAGATGGGCAAGCTCGTCGCCGAGTTGACCGACCAATACAACACCATCCTCATGGCCAATCACGGCGTCGTGACGTGGTCGCACAACAATATCGAGGAAGCTTACTGGCGGATGGAAATCATCGAGGCCTACTGCCGCACGATCGTCGTTGCGGCGCAACTCGGGAAGCCCATCAACACCTTCACGGGCCGGCAGATGAAGGACATTTTAAACATCAAGAAGAGCCTCGGTTACGTGGATCCACGCTACAACATGAAGGAGTGCGAGCTCTGCGACACGGGTGACTGGCGTCCGGGCGCAACCTGTGCTGTGCCGCCGCATTCTGATGTTTCCGGCCCCGCGCCCGATCCTGATGCGGAGAAACTGGTGCAGGCCATTACTGACCAAATCCTTGCCAAGGGCGGGTGA